CCGGTGATCGCTTCGGGCGCGCCCCACACGGCCCCCAGGGTAAAGGTGCACTTGCGGTCACTGCCAGCCGCCTCACCCGCTGAGCACACGGTGTCTTGCGTCTCGATCACAATGTCGTTGCCCGCCTGGTAGGAGCGGACGACAGCCGCCAGGCGGGTGCCATTCCGACCGATGTCCGAGTTCAGCAGCGGCGCAATCTCTTCCACAGGCACGTTGCTGCCCGCCACGCCAAGTTCCGTGGCGAGATTATGACCACGCACTTTCCCGGCGCGGGTAAACACAACAGCGGCGCCGTCAGTACCGAGGGTGTCCTCGACGCCAACGATCACGGCTTTGAAGCAGACGACGGAGCTAAACTCCCCAAGTTGGGGACGGGTGGACTGGGCAGTGGTGGTTCGCGGTTCACCTCCACCGTAACGCGACACCAATTTCCATTCTCCGCATGGTGGCACGGACGTTCCACGAAACGAACCTCACGCCACAGGACGTCTGCGACGTCCTGCTTCCCCTGCTCCCCCCTGAACAGCTCACCTTCGTTCTGGACCGGACGAGCTGGAAGCGTGGGACAACGGATCTGAATCTACTGGGACCCTTCCCCACGGAGAGCCGTCACCATGACCACCTGCACCCTTGACGTTGAAGCCGCTGCCGAGCGGATGCGCCAGCGCCGGAGCCACCTTGGCCGCATCATCCAGCAGGCCCGAATCCTCGTCGAGCATGGCCGGTCAGAAGGGCGGACCTACCTTAACCGGGTTTGCCGCGTGCAGGGCGTTCGAGGTGCAGTACCGCGCCGCGGATGACGCCCAGACGGCCACGCTGATCCCCGAACAGCAGCCCGGGGAAAGCCGATCATGCTCGAAGGCCCCCGCAAGGCCGCCGACCCGTCCTGCCCTGATGACGTTGCGCGAATGCGCCGCTCTTTACAACCAGCTCGCTAAGGCGTCATCCAAGGAGAGATCGTGACCCTCACCGCTCCCGGCCCACATCTGCCCCGATCCTCACGGCCCGCGAGCGCTCTACCGTCCCCTTGACAATGCCTCAGAACAAGGGATTGCGAGCGGCATAGGCACCATAAGGTAGAGGATAGGGATTGTGAGAGCCTACTCATATAATGTTTATATGAGCTTTATACTGTAGTTGTGTCGCTCCCTCGCCAGCATCTCCTGCTTATCGATGACAGTCTGAGCGATCAGTTGCTGGCACAAGAAGCGCTCGAACGCCTCGGCACTGAGCATCAGCTCATCTGTCTGTCAAGCGGTCAGACTGCTCTGGACTCCTTCGAAACGGCGCGCTTCGCCCGGAGGCCATCTTGCTGGACATCAACATGCCTGGTATGAACGGCCTTGAAGTCCTGAAGGCCCTGAAAAGTGACCGCCGACTTGCCTATCTCCCTGTGGTCATGCTGTCGAGTTCCAGCAACGAGGACGATGTGCAAGCCGCTTACGCGCTTCACGCCAACGCTTACCTGATGAAGCCACACCGCTTCGAAGAATTCGTCGAGCAGATGGCGGCCTTCGTCCATTACTGGGAGCAGAACCGAAGGGCTCATTTTGGTCTGTCCACGAGGCGCCATGACCCGTCAGCACTCTACAAACTGCCTTTCTAATCAACGGACCAAGAGGAAGGTCAAGACACTCCAACCCCACCTGGAGGTAATTTTTACGGGAAGTGGACGAAGTTTTTACGGGGCTCCGCGAAACCATTTGGGCCAAGAGCCACTCTCTTTGACGGAGCGCGTGGCCTGTGCGGCTCCTCCGCACGTCACACTCCTGTCAGGTGGCAGCGCGATAATGAAGGTCACTCCTTCCGGGCTGGAGGAACGCTCACGATGACGACCCACCCTTCCATGCCTCCCGAAATCACGTTGCTCGATAGCATGCCTTCTCCATGCTTCACGCTCGATGCCGCTGGGTACGTGACATCGCTGAATCAGCGAGCGGCCGACCTGGTGGGCCGCCCCAGGGAAGAGTTGGTGGGGTGTCACCTGGAGACGGAATTTCGCGATATTGTCGACGACGGCTGGACGGCGCTGTGCGAGAAGACCCTCCGTGGCAGCCACATGGTCAGGATCGAGGCGTACAACGCCTTCCTGGGCGGCTGGTTCCACATCACCCTCACGCCTGCGAACGACACCTTGAT
The sequence above is drawn from the Deinococcus hopiensis KR-140 genome and encodes:
- a CDS encoding response regulator translates to MLDINMPGMNGLEVLKALKSDRRLAYLPVVMLSSSSNEDDVQAAYALHANAYLMKPHRFEEFVEQMAAFVHYWEQNRRAHFGLSTRRHDPSALYKLPF